In one window of Sphingomonas glaciei DNA:
- the ilvC gene encoding ketol-acid reductoisomerase: MERIYTDDDARHDALRGATIAVIGYGSQGRSHARNLRDSGYHVIVGARGGGGAERRAQDNGFATFSPAEAARQAQLVCLLTPDMSHRRVYADDIAPNLKAGGALLVAHGFSVIYGEVRPRADIDVILVAPKGPGDLVRREYEIGRGVPCLFAAEQDASGEARAKALSYARGIGGTRAGAIETSFREETETDLFGEQAVLCGGATELVAAGFKTLVDAGYKPEVAYFECLHELKLIVDLMYEGGFAKMLHFVSETAKYGDFVSGPRVINDETRARMGEVLADIQSGAFARQWIAESAAGKPEYQRMWDADLAQPIEQVGAKLRKHMAWLQQPAVEAPDEAAPQPQSQAA; the protein is encoded by the coding sequence ATGGAACGCATCTACACCGACGACGACGCCCGCCACGATGCCCTGCGCGGGGCGACAATCGCGGTCATCGGCTATGGCAGCCAGGGGCGCAGCCATGCCCGCAACCTGCGCGACAGCGGCTATCACGTCATCGTCGGCGCACGGGGCGGCGGCGGCGCGGAACGGCGGGCGCAGGACAACGGCTTCGCCACCTTCTCGCCGGCCGAAGCGGCACGGCAGGCCCAACTGGTCTGCCTGCTGACCCCCGACATGAGCCACCGCCGGGTCTATGCCGACGACATCGCGCCCAACCTAAAGGCAGGCGGCGCGCTGCTGGTCGCGCATGGCTTTTCGGTGATCTACGGCGAGGTCCGGCCGCGGGCCGACATCGACGTCATCCTGGTCGCGCCCAAGGGCCCCGGCGACCTGGTCCGCCGCGAATATGAGATCGGTCGCGGCGTGCCCTGTCTGTTCGCGGCTGAGCAGGATGCGAGCGGCGAAGCGCGGGCCAAGGCCCTGTCCTATGCGCGCGGGATCGGCGGCACCCGCGCCGGAGCGATCGAGACCAGCTTCCGCGAGGAAACCGAAACCGACCTTTTCGGCGAGCAGGCGGTGCTGTGCGGCGGTGCGACCGAACTCGTCGCCGCCGGTTTCAAGACGCTCGTCGACGCCGGTTACAAGCCGGAAGTCGCCTATTTTGAATGCCTTCATGAGCTGAAGCTGATCGTCGACCTGATGTACGAGGGCGGCTTCGCCAAGATGCTGCACTTCGTGTCCGAGACCGCCAAATATGGCGATTTCGTCTCCGGCCCGCGGGTCATCAACGATGAAACCCGCGCCCGCATGGGCGAGGTCCTCGCCGACATCCAAAGCGGCGCCTTCGCCCGCCAGTGGATCGCCGAAAGCGCCGCCGGCAAGCCCGAGTATCAGCGGATGTGGGATGCCGACCTCGCCCAGCCGATCGAACAGGTCGGCGCCAAGCTGCGCAAGCACATGGCTTGGCTGCAGCAGCCGGCCGTCGAGGCGCCCGATGAGGCGGCGCCGCAACCCCAGTCACAGGCAGCCTGA
- the ilvD gene encoding dihydroxy-acid dehydratase gives MTQDGRLPSREMVEGPSRAPARAMLHAAGFDASALARPMIAIIHSYSNVTPCNMHLRDLAQHAAEGIKAAGATPVEFNTIVVTDGIAMGTRGMRASLMSREVITDSAELVVRGHSMDAVLFIVGCDKTIPAAAMAAARLDLPSVILYGGSILPGRHGGKAITIQDVFEAVGLHSAGGIDDAELHAVEAAACPGAGACGGQFTANTMALAMSFLGLSPIGLNDIPAVLAEKAQAAREAGRLTVEALAAGRNSRQMITATGLRNAAVAGTATAGSTNLILHLLAIAREAGIPASEFGIDLFDEVSRATPVIADLKPGGRFMAPDMSAAGGTAFLGRRLMEAGLIEDAPTVTGQSLFDCFVDASETPGQEVIVTADRPIKERGGFGICYGNIAPAGCVVKLAGHGKLRFEGPARIFDGEEAAFAAVTAGAIEAGDVVVIRGEGPAGGPGMREMLGVTAAIQGRGLGDHVALITDGRFSGATYGFMVGHVSPEAARGGPIALLQDGDRILIDVERRVVETNADLAARPARDWPVSPEATGAFAKYAASVGSASQGAVTLPD, from the coding sequence ATGACGCAGGATGGCAGGCTTCCCTCGCGTGAGATGGTGGAGGGGCCTTCGCGGGCGCCGGCGCGGGCGATGCTCCACGCCGCCGGGTTCGATGCGTCCGCGCTGGCCAGGCCGATGATCGCGATCATCCACAGCTATTCCAACGTCACTCCCTGCAACATGCACCTTCGCGATCTGGCTCAGCATGCGGCCGAGGGGATCAAGGCAGCGGGCGCCACCCCGGTGGAGTTCAACACCATCGTCGTCACCGACGGGATCGCGATGGGTACGCGGGGCATGCGCGCCTCGTTGATGAGCCGCGAGGTCATCACCGACAGCGCCGAGTTGGTCGTGCGCGGCCACTCGATGGACGCGGTGCTGTTCATCGTCGGCTGCGACAAGACCATCCCTGCCGCCGCGATGGCAGCCGCGCGGCTCGATCTGCCCAGCGTCATCCTCTACGGCGGATCGATCCTGCCAGGCCGCCACGGCGGCAAGGCGATCACCATCCAGGACGTGTTCGAAGCCGTCGGCCTGCATAGCGCCGGCGGGATCGACGATGCCGAGCTGCACGCGGTCGAAGCCGCCGCCTGCCCCGGTGCCGGTGCGTGCGGCGGCCAGTTCACCGCCAACACTATGGCCCTGGCGATGAGCTTCCTTGGCCTGTCGCCGATCGGGCTGAACGACATTCCAGCGGTGCTCGCCGAAAAGGCGCAAGCAGCCAGGGAGGCGGGGCGGCTGACCGTTGAGGCCCTGGCGGCGGGCCGCAACTCGCGGCAGATGATCACCGCGACCGGCCTTCGCAATGCCGCCGTCGCCGGCACCGCCACCGCCGGATCGACCAACCTCATCCTCCACCTGTTGGCGATTGCGCGGGAGGCGGGCATCCCCGCGTCCGAATTCGGCATCGACCTGTTCGACGAAGTGTCGCGCGCGACCCCGGTGATCGCCGACCTGAAGCCCGGCGGACGCTTCATGGCACCCGACATGTCGGCGGCGGGCGGCACCGCGTTTCTCGGTCGCCGCCTGATGGAGGCGGGGTTGATCGAGGATGCGCCGACGGTGACCGGGCAGAGCCTGTTCGACTGCTTCGTCGACGCCTCCGAAACGCCGGGCCAAGAGGTGATCGTCACCGCCGACCGGCCGATCAAGGAACGTGGCGGGTTCGGCATCTGCTACGGAAACATCGCGCCAGCTGGGTGCGTCGTGAAGCTGGCCGGACACGGCAAGTTGCGCTTCGAGGGACCCGCCCGCATTTTCGATGGCGAGGAAGCTGCCTTTGCCGCCGTCACCGCTGGGGCGATCGAGGCCGGGGACGTCGTAGTGATCCGCGGTGAAGGACCGGCCGGCGGCCCTGGCATGCGCGAGATGCTGGGCGTCACCGCGGCGATCCAGGGGCGCGGACTAGGCGATCATGTCGCGCTCATTACCGACGGCCGTTTCTCAGGCGCAACCTACGGCTTCATGGTCGGCCACGTTTCGCCTGAGGCGGCGCGCGGCGGACCGATTGCGCTGCTTCAGGACGGTGACCGGATCCTGATCGACGTTGAGCGGCGGGTGGTCGAGACCAATGCCGATCTTGCTGCTCGTCCCGCGCGCGACTGGCCGGTGTCGCCCGAGGCGACCGGGGCCTTTGCCAAATATGCGGCGTCGGTCGGCTCGGCCTCGCAAGGCGCGGTGACGCTGCCGGACTAG
- the thrC gene encoding threonine synthase has protein sequence MRFVSTRGDTAPVSLSQALRLGVAPDGGLFMPEAIPLHEPSKFAAGRPLAAFAADWLRPFFDGDPLAGELDAICAEAFTFPVPLVAPFGDDVGLRALELFHGPTGAFKDFGARFLMACFDRLAGEEPLTVLAATSGDTGGAVGCAAVGRRSSRGVILYPRGRVSPFQERQLTCWGANVTAVEVDGDFDDCQALVKAAFADPQLSAAHRLTSANSINLGRLLPQVAYCAHAAFEAAALGGDGRPGFLIPSGNLGHGFALLLARAMGAPVGPVVLATNANRTLLDWHQSGRYAARPSIATLANAMDVGAPSNFERVAALGDGAAEVTVELVDDEAIRHRIAADYRENGYVWCPHSAIAAEAWRRLAAPARDERLWVAAATAHPFKFAEIVEPLIGREIEPSPALAAIDDRPTAKQQIAARMPELAALLDQQRVAA, from the coding sequence ATGAGGTTCGTCAGCACGCGCGGCGACACGGCGCCGGTTTCCCTGTCGCAGGCCCTTCGGCTTGGAGTCGCACCCGACGGCGGCCTGTTCATGCCCGAAGCGATTCCGCTGCACGAGCCATCGAAATTTGCGGCGGGACGCCCACTTGCGGCGTTTGCGGCCGACTGGCTCAGGCCATTCTTTGACGGCGACCCGCTTGCCGGGGAGCTCGACGCAATCTGTGCCGAGGCGTTCACCTTTCCGGTGCCGTTGGTCGCTCCGTTCGGCGACGATGTCGGGCTCCGCGCACTTGAGCTCTTCCACGGGCCGACCGGCGCGTTCAAGGATTTCGGCGCGCGTTTCCTGATGGCCTGCTTCGATCGCCTAGCTGGCGAAGAACCGCTGACGGTGCTGGCGGCGACGTCCGGCGATACCGGCGGCGCGGTTGGCTGCGCGGCGGTGGGGCGCCGCTCCTCCCGCGGCGTGATCCTATACCCCCGGGGCCGGGTCTCGCCATTCCAGGAGCGGCAGCTCACCTGCTGGGGCGCCAATGTCACCGCGGTCGAGGTCGACGGCGACTTCGACGATTGTCAGGCATTGGTAAAGGCAGCCTTCGCCGACCCGCAACTGAGCGCGGCGCATCGGCTGACTTCGGCCAACAGCATCAATCTCGGGCGACTTCTCCCGCAGGTCGCTTATTGCGCGCATGCCGCATTCGAAGCCGCCGCCTTAGGCGGAGACGGACGCCCCGGCTTCCTCATTCCCAGCGGCAATCTCGGTCACGGCTTCGCGCTGTTGCTGGCAAGGGCGATGGGGGCGCCGGTCGGTCCGGTGGTCCTCGCCACCAATGCCAACCGCACCTTGCTCGACTGGCACCAGAGCGGTCGCTACGCGGCGCGGCCGTCGATCGCGACGCTGGCCAACGCCATGGATGTCGGCGCCCCGAGCAACTTCGAGCGGGTCGCTGCGCTTGGAGACGGCGCAGCCGAGGTCACGGTGGAACTGGTCGACGATGAGGCCATCCGGCACCGCATCGCCGCGGACTATCGTGAAAACGGCTATGTCTGGTGCCCGCATTCGGCCATCGCGGCGGAGGCGTGGCGGCGACTTGCCGCGCCAGCCCGCGACGAACGCCTGTGGGTCGCCGCGGCCACCGCGCACCCGTTCAAATTCGCCGAGATCGTCGAGCCATTGATTGGCCGGGAAATCGAACCCAGCCCGGCGCTCGCCGCGATCGACGATCGTCCGACCGCCAAGCAGCAAATCGCCGCGCGCATGCCCGAACTTGCCGCCCTGCTCGACCAGCAGCGGGTCGCCGCCTAG
- a CDS encoding homoserine kinase, giving the protein MSATASAPASIGNVGVGFDILGLAFPAAHDVVTATREEARGVRLAQVSGLLADLPAEPHRNTALAAAQAVLQAAGTPFGVSLAIDKGVPLSAGMGGSAASAVAAAAAVNALLDHPFTTEQLLPFAIEGERASSDPPPWDNVIASLFGGLVLAGAEQPPLIRRLPVPEGLVAILFHPSAKIETREARALLGANVPMRVAVEHSRRVAAFVAGCAIGDLSLVRAGLEDLLVEPQRVHLLPCLPAVQRAAAAAGALGCSFSGSGPSVFALAERHLAGRVEQAMEAAFAEGGMPVTRYRAPLGGEGVQVVAQDSGRVAA; this is encoded by the coding sequence ATGTCCGCCACGGCGAGCGCGCCGGCGAGCATCGGCAATGTCGGCGTCGGCTTCGACATCCTCGGCCTCGCCTTCCCCGCCGCGCATGACGTTGTCACCGCCACCCGCGAGGAGGCGCGCGGCGTGCGCCTGGCGCAGGTGTCGGGATTGCTCGCCGACCTGCCCGCCGAACCGCACCGCAACACCGCGCTGGCCGCGGCGCAGGCAGTGCTGCAGGCCGCGGGCACTCCGTTCGGCGTCTCGCTCGCCATCGACAAGGGCGTTCCGCTGTCGGCGGGAATGGGCGGATCGGCCGCCTCCGCCGTCGCCGCCGCTGCCGCAGTCAACGCCCTGTTGGATCACCCCTTTACGACCGAACAGTTGCTGCCCTTCGCTATCGAGGGCGAGCGCGCCTCGTCCGATCCGCCGCCGTGGGACAATGTGATCGCCAGCCTGTTCGGCGGGCTGGTCCTCGCCGGCGCGGAGCAGCCGCCGCTGATCCGCCGCCTGCCCGTCCCCGAGGGACTGGTCGCGATCCTTTTCCACCCTTCCGCCAAGATCGAGACGCGCGAAGCACGCGCCCTGCTCGGCGCCAACGTTCCGATGCGCGTGGCAGTCGAGCATAGCCGCAGGGTCGCCGCCTTCGTCGCCGGCTGCGCGATCGGCGACCTGTCGCTGGTCAGGGCCGGCCTCGAGGATCTGCTGGTCGAGCCGCAGCGGGTGCATCTCCTCCCCTGCCTGCCAGCAGTGCAGCGGGCCGCGGCCGCGGCCGGCGCGCTCGGCTGCTCCTTCTCGGGGTCGGGGCCATCGGTATTCGCCCTCGCCGAACGCCACCTCGCCGGCCGGGTCGAACAGGCGATGGAGGCCGCCTTCGCTGAAGGCGGCATGCCGGTCACCCGGTACCGCGCTCCGCTTGGCGGCGAAGGTGTGCAAGTGGTGGCGCAGGACAGCGGCCGCGTCGCCGCATGA